The nucleotide window CAAGCTTGGTATCTAATTACTCAACCAAACAGGCGATGTTCTATTCTGGAAGTAAATTCCAGTTGATTGCCTCTGGTATCAAATATGGTGATTTCCACAGCTACCTCTTCGTCAAACTCGCCATAGGATTTGCTCTCTTTGCGCAATAGCGCCTGTGAGCGCGGCTCGTAGAGATGAGTTTCTTCGAGATAGTTGGCTAGCTCTGGATTGTAGATAGTCTTGTGATATTTGACGAGATTGCCGTCAGCCGTAAAGATAAAGTGCTCTGAAACACCTCTTTGACCATTAGAGAGCCACTGCACCTGCTCTCGGCTGGTCAGTTTGCCTGTCTTTTTGTCAAACCAGTGATTGATTGAGAGGCTCGCTTTGCCTGCCTTTGAGTACTCTGTCTGACCGGTAAAAATATTAGTCAGGCTCTTCATTTCGCGCAGCACTGTGCGTACTAGCTTGCACTCAGGATCGACCACGATCACTGACTCTGTGGAGTGATCTTCTGGTAGATATTTTTTTTCTTTGGTCAGTATATTGCCATCGGGCAGAGTGTAAGACTCAAAGATTTTTTCGATGTCGCCAGTGGTCGGGTCAAATCTAGTCTCTGAGCGGCCATCTTCGGTGCGTTTGACCATTCGCAAAAGTCTATTTTGTGGGTCAAAGACTTTTTCGACAAAGTAGCCAATGCGCTGCTCGCTTTTGTAGACATGAAACGTCGTGCGAATAGGACCGTCTACCCTCGTGCCGAGATCGTACTCGTGGAAGGGTATGCCGCTGGCTGGGACCTCAGGGTCCATGGACAGGTGCTCTTCAGCCGGAGGCTCTTGAGGCATCTGGGTATCTAGGTTGGAGGGATCTTGCATAGGGACACCAATAGAAAACTACGCCCTTGAGGGCTCAGTAACAAAAAATCGGTTAGTAAATAGCCAGACCGTCGCAGATAAGGCCATATTACATATTAGATTAACGTTTGTAACAAACAATGTCAAGAGAAAACCTTGAGGTTTAACCAAGGGCCAGGCCCCCAGTTGCTGTTTCTTTGTACTTCTGGTTCATATCAAGCCCTGTCTGCTTCATCACCTCGAGAGCCCGGTCCAGGGTGATCATGTGCTTACCATCGCCGGCCAGAGAGAGTTCTGCCGCGTTGAGAGCTTTGACTGCCCCCATGGCGTTGCGCTCAATGCAAGGCACCTGTACCAGACCCATAATCGGGTCACAGGTCATGCCGAGATGATGTTCGATGCCGATTTCAGCCGCTTGCTCCATCTGCTCCACCGAGCCACCTAGCATGGCCACTGCTCCGGCCGCTGCCATGGCACAAGATGTGCCAACTTCTCCCTGGCAGCCCACTTCAGCACCAGATATGGAGGCATGAGTTTTTACCAGCGCACCAATTACGGAGGCAACAATTAATCCATTTTGCAGTGTTTCTTCGCTCAGATTTTTGCCTTCCTGGAGTGTGCGAAACACAGCCGGAATAAGTCCTGATGAGCCGTTTGTCGGTGCTGTTACCACTCGACCGCCGGCGGCGTTTTCTTCGTTTACAGCGATAGCGTAGACTGATGGCTTTAGTCCGACATTGGATGACCAGACAGATTGTTTGCCAGCCAGCATCTGTTCATTGAGACCCTTTGCTCTTCTTTTGACATTGAGACCACCAGGCAGTATCCCTTCGGTGACAAGGCCACGTTCGATGCAGGATTCAAAGACTCTTAAAATACCAGACAGTTTTTCTCTCAGTTCTGATTCTGGTAAACCTCTGGCTGCCTGGTTTGCCGTCACGATTTCCCAGGCATGCTTGCCGCTCTGATTGACTTGATGGACAAACTCTTGGGCAGTATTGTAGGGATAAGGCAAGAGGTCAAAACTTGGCGCTAGCGCTTCACTGGTTTTGGACTTTGGCGCATTGCTAAGAGTTTCGACAAAGCCACCGCCTACTGACAAAATCACTTCTGATAGTAGTACTTGATCGCCGCGTAGCAGTTTAAATCTGAGAGTGTTGGGATGAGGTAGAGCTTCTCCGTCCATGAGCCAGGCCAGCCAGAGCAGATCTTCTTCTGGCTTAAATTGGACCGGCACACCTTTGACCAGCTCGAGGTCGGGATTTTTGTTGAGGTCGTCCATGACTTGCCAGATTTGATTGACTGGCGAGTCCTTGGGACTGAGTCCTGCCAGTCCTGCGCAGATGGCGCCGTCTGTCTGGTGACCCTTACCGGTGAGGGATAATGAGCCATAAAGCTCTACTTTAAGGTGCAATTTTTCGCTTGATTTGAGTGGCTTTTTAGCTAGCTGCTCAGTCAATTTTGCTGCCGCACTCTTGCGAAATGCTTGCGCCGCCACCATCGGTCCCACAGTGTGAGAGCTAGATGGGCCTACGCCAATCTTGAACATATCGAGAGGGCTAATGTGGTCTGCGCGAAGAAATGAATTCATAGTGGGGCGATTTTACTACGTTGATAACTCTTTTTAGCCTCTCACTCTCTCATTTTGCTCCCGTCTCATGGAGTTTGATGCCGGATCTGATATATAACTCTGGTAGCTAATTGAGGAGGCCAGCATGCTTGCTTTGACCAAGCCTGGTATCGAAGAATACGCAGAAGCCAAGACCGAACCGGTCAGTCCGCTTTTGCGTCAGCTAGCGGAAGATACTTGCCAGAACATGCAGTATCCGCAGATGTTGACAGGTCGACTTGAGGGACGTTTCCTCAAGATGATGGTGCAAATCTCCGGCGCCAAAAAGATACTTGAAATTGGCATGTTTACCGGCTATTCGGCTCTTTCTATGATTGAAGGAGCGGGCCCGGACGGAGAACTTATCACTCTTGATGTGGACCAGAATTGCATCGACTTTGCCAAGAGATATTTTGATCAAAGTGAGTTTGGTAGTCGAATAAAAGTAATTAAGGGTCCAGCTCTAGAGACCTTAAAGACGCTCTCAGGACCCTTTGATTTGGTCTTTATTGACGCCGACAAAACCAATTATCTCAACTACTACCAAGCCGTGCTGCCATTGCTCAAACAAGGCGGTGTAATCCTGGTGGACAATGTGCTCTGGAGTGGTCAGGTCATTGATGACAATGCCAACGATGAAAATACAAAAGCACTCAAAGTTTTTAATGACGTAGTGGCTCAGGATGAGCGTGTCGATAGAGTCATGCTCACCATCCGCGACGGCGTCTACATGCTACGCAAGCGTTAACCCAGTAAGTAAGAAGGATAAATTAGATGGCAGTTCAAGTCGAATCTTTTGTACGCACCGCCGTGGTGGACACGCTCAAAAAGGAGACTATCGGCAAAAAAGTGCGGGTTTGTGGCTGGGTCCGTACCAGACGTGATTCCAAGGGTGGCTTTAGTTTTATCGAGATAAACGATGGCTCTACTTTTGATAGCGTCCAGGTGCTAGCCGAAAAAACATTGCCCAACTATGAAGACGAAATCCTCAAGCTAGGTATTGGCAGCTCAGTGGAAGTAATCGGCAATGTTGTCGAGTCGCCCGGTAAAGAGCAAACGACCGAAGTCAAAGCCGAATCTGTAAAAGTGCTGGGTTTTGCTGACCCTGCTACTTATCCACTACAAAAAAAAGGTACAAGCTTTGAGTTTTTGCGCACTATCGCTCACCTCAGACCACGTACCAATACTTTTGGTGCAGTAGCTCGGGTGCGCAACGAAATTTGCCGCTCCATTCACAATTTCTTCCAGTCTCGTGGCTTTATGTATGTGCATGCGCCAATCATCACTGGTAGTGATTGCGAGGGTGCTGGT belongs to Candidatus Obscuribacter sp. and includes:
- a CDS encoding L-serine ammonia-lyase, with product MFKIGVGPSSSHTVGPMVAAQAFRKSAAAKLTEQLAKKPLKSSEKLHLKVELYGSLSLTGKGHQTDGAICAGLAGLSPKDSPVNQIWQVMDDLNKNPDLELVKGVPVQFKPEEDLLWLAWLMDGEALPHPNTLRFKLLRGDQVLLSEVILSVGGGFVETLSNAPKSKTSEALAPSFDLLPYPYNTAQEFVHQVNQSGKHAWEIVTANQAARGLPESELREKLSGILRVFESCIERGLVTEGILPGGLNVKRRAKGLNEQMLAGKQSVWSSNVGLKPSVYAIAVNEENAAGGRVVTAPTNGSSGLIPAVFRTLQEGKNLSEETLQNGLIVASVIGALVKTHASISGAEVGCQGEVGTSCAMAAAGAVAMLGGSVEQMEQAAEIGIEHHLGMTCDPIMGLVQVPCIERNAMGAVKALNAAELSLAGDGKHMITLDRALEVMKQTGLDMNQKYKETATGGLALG
- a CDS encoding class I SAM-dependent methyltransferase, whose amino-acid sequence is MLALTKPGIEEYAEAKTEPVSPLLRQLAEDTCQNMQYPQMLTGRLEGRFLKMMVQISGAKKILEIGMFTGYSALSMIEGAGPDGELITLDVDQNCIDFAKRYFDQSEFGSRIKVIKGPALETLKTLSGPFDLVFIDADKTNYLNYYQAVLPLLKQGGVILVDNVLWSGQVIDDNANDENTKALKVFNDVVAQDERVDRVMLTIRDGVYMLRKR